The following are from one region of the Ochotona princeps isolate mOchPri1 chromosome 4, mOchPri1.hap1, whole genome shotgun sequence genome:
- the LOC101533888 gene encoding olfactory receptor 9Q2 — protein MAGINNTLVTEFFLIAFTEHPEWGLPLFLVFLSFYLITLVGNAGMIILIHKDCRLHTPMYFFLGHLSFVDLCYSSVIVPQMLAVLWEHGTIISQARCAAQFFLFTFFASIDCYLLAIMAYDRYVAVCQPLVYVTIVTERARWGLVTGAYVAGFSSAFVRTVTAFTLSFCGSNKIDFIFCDLPPLLKLTCGDSYTQEVVIIVFAIFVMPACILVILVSYLFIVMAILQIRSAGGRAKTFSTCASHLTAVALFFGTLIFMYLRDNSGQSSEGDRVVSVLYTVVTPMLNPFIYSLRNKEVKEAVMKSLSRSKPFGAV, from the coding sequence ATGGCTGGGATAAATAACACCTTGGTGACGGAGTTCTTCCTTATTGCATTCACTGAGCATCCTGAGTGGGGGCTGCCTCTCTTCCTGGTATTTCTGAGTTTCTATCTCATCACTCTGGTGGGGAATGCAGGAATGATCATCCTGATCCACAAAGATTGCCGGCTCCAcacgcccatgtacttcttcctcggTCACCTTTCTTTTGTGGACCTCTGCTACTCCTCTGTCATCGTTCCTCAGATGCTGGCTGTGCTGTGGGAACACGGCACAATCATCTCCCAGGCTCGCTGTGCAGCTCAGTTCTTCCTGTTCACCTTCTTTGCTTCCATTGACTGCTACCTCTTGGCCAtcatggcctatgaccgctacGTGGCTGTGTGCCAGCCCCTGGTGTATGTGACCATTGTGACAGAGAGGGCTCGCTGGGGTTTAGTAACTGGAGCTTATGTGGCTGGCTTTTCCAGTGCCTTTGTTCGCACGGTCACAGCCTTCACGCTCTCATTTTGTGGAAGCAATAAGATTGACTTCATTTTCTGTGATCTCCCTCCTCTGTTAAAACTTACATGTGGGGACAGCTACACCCAGGAAGTGGTGATCATTGTGTTTGCCATTTTTGTCATGCCGGCTTGCATCTTGGTGATCTTGGTGTCCTACCTGTTTATCGTCATGGCCATCCTGCAGATCCGCTCTGCTGGGGGCCGGGCCAAGACCttctccacctgtgcctctcacctcACAGCTGTTGCACTCTTCTTTGGCACCCTCATCTTCATGTACCTGAGGGATAACTCAGGCCAGTCCTCAGAAGGAGACCGAGTGGTGTCTGTGCTCTACACAGTGGTGACCCCAATGCTGAACCCCTTTATCTATAGCCTGAGGAATAAGGAGGTGAAGGAGGCTGTCATGAAATCCCTGAGCAGATCGAAGCCTTTTGGAGCAGTGTAG
- the LOC101525351 gene encoding olfactory receptor 9Q1, producing the protein MAQVNLTMVTEFLLIAFTDCPEWALPLFLLFLLIYLVTLLGNSGMIALIRGDRRLHTPMYFLLSHLSFMDICYSSVTVPQMMVVLLEHGAALSYTRCAAQFFLFTFFGSIDCYLLAIMAYDRYVAVCQPLLYVTIMTQKACFCFVFGAYTAGLFSALVRTISAFTLTFCANNEIDFIFCDLPPLLKLTCGDSSTQEIIIIVFAIFVIPACMAVILVSYLFIVVAILRIPSVGGRAKTFSTCASHLTAVSLFFGTLIFMYLRDHAGQSSEKDRVVSVFYTTVIPMLNPLIYSLRNKEVKEALWKVLSRAQLS; encoded by the exons atggcccaagt AAATCTCACCATGGTGACTGAATTCCTCCTCATTGCATTCACTGACTGCCCGGAGTGGGCgctgcctctcttcctcctcttcctcttgatCTATCTCGTCACGTTACTGGGGAATTCGGGGATGATTGCTCTGATTCGTGGGGATCGCCGGCTGCACACACCCATGTATTTTCTTCTGAGTCATCTGTCGTTCATGGACATCTGTTACTCATCCGTTACTGTTCCTCAGATGATGGTGGTGCTGTTGGAGCATGGGGCCGCTTTATCTTACACTCGCTGTGCTGCTCAGTTCTTCCTGTTCACTTTCTTTGGTTCCATCGACTGCTACCTCCTGGCCAtcatggcctatgaccgctatgtGGCCGTGTGCCAGCCGCTGCTTTATGTCACCATCATGACGCAGAAGGCTTGCTTCTGTTTTGTGTTTGGGGCGTACACTGCCGGCCTCTTCAGCGCATTGGTGCGGACCATCTCTGCCTTCACCCTCACATTCTGTGCAAACAATGAGATTGATTTTATCTTCTGTGACCTCCCTCCTCTTTTAAAGTTGACCTGTGGGGACAGCTCCACTCAGGAAATAATAATTATTGTGTTTGCCATTTTTGTCATCCCTGCTTGTATGGCGGTGATTTTGGTGTCCTACCTGTTTATTGTGGTGGCCATTTTGAGGATCCCGTCAGTGGGAGGTAGGGCCAAGACCTTctccacctgtgcctcccacctCACTGCTGTATCTCTGTTCTTTGGCACGCTCATCTTCATGTACCTGAGAGACCACGCCGGCCAGTCTTCAGAGAAGGATCGAGTGGTGTCTGTGTTCTACACCACAGTGATTCCCATGTTGAATCCCCTCATCTATAGCCTGAGAAACAAAGAAGTGAAGGAGGCTCTATGGAAAGTTCTCAGCAGAGCTCAGTTGTCCTAA